The Stomatobaculum sp. F0698 genomic sequence GCGGAACCGGCAACACGCAGGCAATGGCAGAGGCTGTTGCGGAGGGCGCGAGAACCAAGGGCGCTGAGGTCACGGTGCTCGGACCGAGCGAGTTCAGCGCAGACCAGGTGGCGCTCTACGATGCAATCGCATTCGGTTGCCCGTCCATGGGTGCAGAGGTCCTCGAGGAAGAAGAGTTCGAGCCGATGTTCGCGTCTGTCGAGGGTGCGCTTCACGGCAAGAAGATTGCGCTCTTTGGCTCCTGGGGCTGGGGCGGCGGTGCTTGGATGAACGACTGGGAGGCAAGATGCAATGACGCAGGCGTTCTGATGCAGCACGCACCGGTTATGTGCCAGGAGGCACCGGACGATGCGGCACTTGCGGAGTGCAAGGAGCTCGGCGAGTCTCTGGTCTAAACAGCAGTCATCTTATCATAATATATCCTCCTAATAACGTACGGTGGAGAGTGTCGCGGTGAAAGTCGCGGCACTTTCTTCGTTTCGGCAGCTTCTACGTTGCGGGGGTCTTCTTATCGTGTTAAAATGGCAATATGTGCTAAGGCGCACGAGAATAGAGAGGAGAAACGTATGAGCAAAGTTGCGATTGTTTACTGGAGCGGCACGGG encodes the following:
- a CDS encoding flavodoxin: MSKVAVVFWSGTGNTQAMAEAVAEGARTKGAEVTVLGPSEFSADQVALYDAIAFGCPSMGAEVLEEEEFEPMFASVEGALHGKKIALFGSWGWGGGAWMNDWEARCNDAGVLMQHAPVMCQEAPDDAALAECKELGESLV